One Pseudoalteromonas undina genomic region harbors:
- a CDS encoding sodium:solute symporter, which yields MIELSTLDWLVLAGFFVLLLAVVIVSMRQKEEDTTDYFLAGRNASWLVIGASIFASNIGSEHLVGLSGAGAQSGMALAHWEMQSWIILLLGWVFVPFYWSSKVYTMPEFLERRFNSKSRTFLSVISLISYVLTKVAVTVYAGGIAFKTILGIESIWGIDFFWISAIGLVVITGIYTVLGGMKAIMWTSVLQTPVLIIGSVVILVVGLDKVGGWSEVERLNDVNMHLIRSASDTEFPWPGIIFGSFIIGFWYWCTDQYIVQRVLSAKGIKEARRGTMFAGYLKLLPIFIFLVPGMIAYALKAKGIISYDSADQAFPTLVAELLPSGVKGIVIGGLVAALMSSLASLFNSSATLFTIDFYKKFKPESSEKHLLKVGRLATVAIVILGLLWIPIMSLIADVLYEYLQSVQSLIAPGIAAVFLLGLCSKRITPAAGFAGLVSGFVLGMIRLVLLPFKDNLAGSSFAWITDMNWLYYCILLFVVVVVLMIVVSIFTKPASNEQLKGLTFSSLDKATLKEVAAGLDKWDYIHTAGIIGITAFIYYRFW from the coding sequence ATGATCGAATTAAGTACATTAGACTGGCTCGTGCTCGCAGGATTCTTTGTCTTGCTCTTAGCTGTAGTCATCGTCTCAATGAGACAAAAAGAAGAAGATACTACAGATTATTTTTTAGCCGGGCGTAATGCGAGTTGGCTAGTCATTGGTGCGTCAATCTTTGCCTCAAACATTGGCTCTGAGCATTTAGTTGGTTTATCTGGTGCAGGTGCACAATCAGGCATGGCGTTAGCGCATTGGGAAATGCAATCGTGGATAATATTATTACTTGGTTGGGTGTTTGTGCCTTTTTACTGGAGTAGTAAAGTTTATACTATGCCGGAATTTTTAGAGCGTCGTTTTAATTCTAAATCACGTACTTTTTTGTCGGTTATCTCATTAATCAGTTATGTACTCACCAAAGTAGCAGTGACTGTTTATGCCGGTGGTATCGCGTTTAAAACTATTTTAGGTATCGAAAGCATTTGGGGCATCGACTTTTTCTGGATATCCGCTATTGGCTTAGTGGTGATCACCGGTATCTATACCGTACTCGGTGGTATGAAAGCGATAATGTGGACCTCGGTGCTACAAACCCCTGTGTTGATCATTGGCTCTGTGGTTATCTTAGTTGTTGGTTTGGATAAAGTCGGTGGCTGGTCAGAGGTTGAACGCTTAAATGATGTAAATATGCATTTAATCCGTAGCGCCTCAGATACCGAGTTCCCATGGCCTGGCATCATTTTTGGTTCATTCATTATTGGTTTTTGGTATTGGTGTACTGACCAATATATTGTACAACGTGTACTCTCAGCGAAAGGCATTAAAGAAGCGCGTCGCGGTACTATGTTTGCAGGTTACTTAAAGTTATTGCCTATTTTCATCTTTTTAGTACCAGGAATGATCGCTTATGCATTAAAAGCAAAAGGTATTATTAGCTATGACAGTGCCGATCAAGCATTTCCTACATTGGTTGCCGAGTTACTCCCCTCTGGTGTTAAAGGCATCGTAATTGGTGGCCTAGTTGCCGCATTAATGAGCTCGTTAGCATCATTATTCAATTCGTCGGCGACATTATTTACTATCGATTTTTATAAAAAGTTCAAACCTGAATCAAGTGAAAAACACTTGTTAAAAGTAGGCCGTTTAGCAACCGTAGCCATTGTAATTTTAGGTTTGTTATGGATACCTATTATGAGTTTAATTGCAGATGTGCTGTACGAATACTTACAAAGTGTGCAATCACTCATTGCCCCAGGTATTGCTGCTGTATTTTTATTAGGTTTATGTAGTAAACGTATCACCCCCGCAGCTGGCTTTGCTGGTTTAGTGTCTGGTTTTGTACTGGGTATGATCCGCTTAGTGTTACTGCCATTTAAAGATAATTTAGCTGGTTCATCATTTGCGTGGATCACCGATATGAACTGGTTGTACTACTGTATTTTATTATTTGTTGTGGTTGTTGTGCTGATGATTGTAGTGAGTATTTTCACAAAACCTGCCAGTAATGAACAACTCAAAGGTTTAACCTTCTCAAGTCTTGATAAAGCCACATTAAAAGAAGTAGCTGCCGGATTAGATAAATGGGATTACATTCATACTGCGGGGATCATCGGTATCACTGCGTTTATTTACTATCGCTTTTGGTAA
- a CDS encoding FadR/GntR family transcriptional regulator — translation MARIENLNLSQQVTNELGKAIINGHYTAETGLPTEAKLCEEYGISRTAVREAVKMLAAKGLISSRPRQGIRVEPANTWNLYDTSVLKWLLESSPTLYVLKEFLQVRLAIEPQAAALAAKRADKDAIAEIAVALEKMQAAADAPDGEIHEADLAFHTAILFASGNRFFFQLRDFIRTALNVSIQHTTPAKGSKKAIADEHFKVYQAILNGEAERAKNMMTYMIDEAMSFIEKEIAEKESQNASK, via the coding sequence ATGGCACGCATTGAAAATTTAAATTTGTCGCAACAGGTAACCAATGAGCTGGGTAAAGCCATTATTAATGGTCATTATACAGCTGAGACGGGTTTACCAACCGAAGCAAAGTTATGTGAAGAGTATGGCATTAGTCGTACTGCTGTTCGTGAAGCAGTTAAAATGCTTGCAGCAAAAGGTCTTATATCGTCACGTCCTCGTCAAGGAATACGTGTAGAGCCTGCTAATACTTGGAATTTATACGATACCAGCGTTTTAAAATGGCTTCTTGAGAGTAGTCCAACTCTTTATGTGTTAAAAGAGTTTTTACAGGTACGCTTGGCGATAGAACCACAAGCTGCGGCGTTAGCAGCAAAACGAGCAGATAAAGATGCTATTGCAGAGATTGCTGTTGCGCTAGAAAAAATGCAAGCAGCTGCTGATGCACCTGATGGTGAAATTCATGAGGCAGATTTAGCGTTTCATACCGCTATTTTATTTGCTAGCGGAAACCGTTTTTTCTTTCAATTACGTGATTTCATCCGTACGGCATTAAATGTAAGTATTCAACACACAACACCCGCAAAAGGAAGCAAGAAGGCCATTGCTGATGAACACTTTAAAGTGTATCAAGCCATATTAAATGGTGAGGCTGAGCGGGCTAAAAACATGATGACCTACATGATTGATGAAGCAATGTCATTTATTGAAAAAGAAATTGCAGAAAAAGAGTCACAAAACGCATCAAAATAA
- a CDS encoding SDR family NAD(P)-dependent oxidoreductase — MPVSTTHTTSYPSLAGKSVFITGGATGIGEVMVKRFCEQGAKVTFVDIAKEQGRQLCDSVAGQYCYDPKFIYCDIRDIEQLKTAIKTTGKTQGEISVLINNAADDTRHVADSMSVEYWDDKLAVNLRPCFFSAQAVAPQMQRIGGGSIINMGSVSWRIKQTGMPAYTTAKAGIEGLTRSLAATYGKDNIRINTLVPGWVMTERQITHWLTPEMIEDVRHNQCINETLQADDIVNAALFLAADDSKMMTAQSLVVDAGWT, encoded by the coding sequence ATGCCAGTCTCAACAACACACACAACAAGTTATCCAAGCCTCGCTGGTAAAAGTGTTTTTATTACCGGCGGTGCAACAGGGATCGGCGAAGTCATGGTAAAACGTTTTTGTGAACAAGGTGCAAAAGTAACCTTTGTTGATATAGCAAAAGAGCAAGGAAGGCAACTATGTGACTCAGTTGCCGGTCAATATTGTTATGACCCTAAGTTCATATATTGTGATATTCGAGACATAGAACAGCTAAAAACTGCCATCAAAACGACGGGCAAAACACAAGGGGAGATCAGTGTATTGATAAACAATGCTGCTGACGATACCCGCCACGTTGCCGATAGTATGAGTGTTGAATACTGGGATGATAAGTTAGCCGTTAACTTACGGCCTTGTTTTTTTTCGGCGCAGGCCGTAGCTCCGCAAATGCAACGAATTGGTGGTGGTAGCATTATTAATATGGGCTCAGTGAGCTGGCGTATTAAGCAAACGGGCATGCCGGCTTATACGACCGCTAAAGCAGGAATTGAAGGGTTAACTCGCTCATTAGCTGCGACTTATGGTAAAGATAATATTCGTATTAATACGTTAGTGCCAGGGTGGGTTATGACTGAACGGCAAATAACCCATTGGTTAACTCCCGAAATGATCGAAGATGTAAGACATAATCAATGTATAAATGAAACATTGCAGGCCGATGATATTGTTAATGCGGCTCTTTTCTTAGCCGCAGATGATAGTAAAATGATGACCGCACAATCATTAGTTGTTGATGCCGGTTGGACTTAA
- a CDS encoding sulfite exporter TauE/SafE family protein, whose protein sequence is MPDIVLVYFILIIGACLQCVIGFGLGLLCAPILYWLMPELVPGPMILNALLITSILAIKHRGAIDLKHTGYSIFGGAVGVLIAASVMLQVDPHQYRILLGCCLLIAVGLSLTGWSPKLTFISNVLASLASGFIGTTTSAGGAPMGLLYQAQNKDKIKANLSIFFVFINLFGITALLVTGTADSNDLLLFIKCLPAILIGWGLSYFLNNKINEQSIRILIIVVATFSGLALIFFQR, encoded by the coding sequence TTGCCCGATATCGTATTAGTTTATTTTATATTAATAATTGGTGCATGCTTACAGTGCGTTATTGGTTTTGGACTAGGGTTATTGTGTGCGCCAATTTTATACTGGCTTATGCCAGAGTTAGTACCCGGACCAATGATTTTAAATGCCTTGTTGATCACTTCTATTCTTGCTATTAAGCATCGCGGTGCAATAGATTTAAAGCACACAGGATATTCAATTTTTGGTGGCGCCGTAGGGGTATTAATTGCTGCGAGTGTTATGTTGCAAGTAGACCCTCATCAGTATCGTATTTTACTTGGGTGTTGTTTATTAATTGCAGTTGGGCTATCGCTCACAGGTTGGTCGCCTAAGCTTACTTTTATCTCTAATGTACTTGCATCACTTGCATCTGGTTTTATTGGCACCACCACATCAGCAGGAGGCGCTCCGATGGGGCTACTCTATCAAGCGCAAAACAAAGATAAAATTAAAGCTAATTTAAGCATCTTCTTTGTGTTTATTAATCTGTTTGGTATTACGGCTTTGCTCGTTACTGGTACAGCAGACTCGAATGACTTACTTCTATTTATTAAATGCCTACCAGCTATTCTAATTGGCTGGGGATTGTCATACTTTCTAAATAATAAAATCAACGAGCAATCTATTCGAATTTTAATTATTGTGGTTGCAACGTTTTCAGGTCTAGCACTGATTTTCTTTCAACGTTAA
- a CDS encoding SMP-30/gluconolactonase/LRE family protein, producing MEVNSVKMIIPCQCLLGEGPYYSESRKCLFWVDILDKLLYRFDLQQQTVSRYPMEQAICWVMETTEQRLIAGFERGIYYLDNSTFQPIELYSLSNLAINNRLNDAKTDRNGYVFFGTMDKYEQQSTGALYRFGHQQAPTIVDSNYMISNGPAISKNGRILYSTESSTRTIYQFDLSEQGELSNKREFIKFDEAMGFPDGMTVDNDNHLWVASWNGSGLYRFSPQGKYVQFYKLPAPRVTSLTFMGDDLDTIAVTTARTGLDKEALEQFPYSGGLFIITVPFKGIAETPVHL from the coding sequence ATGGAAGTTAATTCGGTTAAAATGATTATTCCTTGCCAATGTTTACTAGGTGAAGGACCATATTACAGCGAATCACGAAAATGTTTATTTTGGGTCGATATTTTAGACAAGTTGCTTTACCGTTTTGATCTTCAGCAGCAAACTGTTTCTCGATATCCGATGGAGCAAGCTATTTGTTGGGTTATGGAGACTACGGAACAGCGTTTGATCGCAGGTTTTGAACGCGGTATTTATTACCTTGATAACAGCACATTCCAACCTATAGAGCTTTACTCTCTTTCCAATCTTGCTATAAATAATCGTTTAAATGATGCGAAAACAGATAGAAACGGATATGTGTTTTTTGGCACCATGGATAAATATGAACAACAAAGCACTGGAGCGCTTTATCGTTTTGGTCATCAACAGGCACCAACAATTGTTGACAGTAATTATATGATCAGTAATGGACCTGCAATAAGTAAAAATGGACGCATCTTATATTCAACAGAATCATCCACCAGAACTATCTATCAATTTGATTTAAGTGAACAAGGTGAGCTTAGCAACAAGCGAGAATTTATAAAATTTGACGAGGCAATGGGTTTTCCCGATGGTATGACAGTCGATAATGATAACCACTTATGGGTTGCATCATGGAATGGTTCTGGACTTTATCGTTTCTCACCACAAGGAAAATATGTTCAGTTTTATAAATTACCAGCTCCAAGAGTAACGAGCCTTACCTTTATGGGAGATGATTTAGATACGATAGCCGTAACTACAGCCCGCACTGGTTTAGATAAAGAGGCACTAGAACAGTTTCCTTACAGTGGAGGTCTTTTTATTATCACAGTACCCTTTAAAGGAATAGCAGAAACACCTGTTCATTTATGA
- a CDS encoding sensor domain-containing diguanylate cyclase, which produces MSHDSNNTIWQIFNLINLAVIAYDNKTHHYTLNQHAKTLLNINSDDAVSNDVFNNITLRDFNDDTLITIEQLFSSNITAVLLECEFSPQLLNVNHSIVNDSVSMITLEQDRTLTEQYNFDQIISKISTKLIDIQNDNIDQQINFALKAIGTVLKADRSYLFEFNTDNETITNTHEWVNTGIIACKDRLQNVPKVELPYFFEIMNESHLFQVNDIEQLPTKADAEKAEFKEQNIQSVLCIGLRFDEELVGFIGCDCVKTKRNWSKIDLIRIKLVGEIINNALKNINYKKKLQLTQQQLINANIKLNKLANTDALTNIANRRFFDATLKSEIKRCARHNQPVSLIICDIDFFKRYNDNYGHQKGDDALKQVASALSSLCKREGDLAARYGGEEFAIILPFTGLEQCEHFTTLIQQKIKSLKIAHDYSSVSNKLTISIGYTTCLVTKASTSETLIKVADKALYLAKDSGRNKACTFEE; this is translated from the coding sequence GTGAGCCATGACTCAAACAATACAATTTGGCAGATTTTTAATCTAATTAATTTAGCCGTTATTGCTTATGATAATAAAACGCATCACTACACGTTAAACCAACATGCTAAAACACTACTTAACATAAATAGTGATGACGCTGTTAGTAACGATGTTTTTAATAATATTACTCTTCGCGACTTTAATGATGATACGCTGATAACCATTGAGCAATTATTTTCATCAAATATCACAGCTGTTTTATTAGAGTGTGAATTTTCGCCGCAGCTTTTAAATGTTAACCACTCAATAGTTAATGACTCTGTGTCTATGATCACTTTAGAGCAAGATCGTACACTTACAGAACAATATAACTTTGATCAAATTATCTCTAAAATTTCTACCAAACTCATTGATATACAAAATGACAATATAGACCAGCAAATTAACTTTGCCCTTAAAGCCATTGGCACTGTTTTGAAGGCAGACCGCAGTTATTTATTTGAATTCAACACCGACAACGAAACTATCACCAATACTCACGAATGGGTCAATACGGGCATTATCGCTTGCAAAGACAGACTACAAAATGTACCCAAAGTTGAGCTACCCTACTTTTTTGAAATAATGAATGAGAGCCATCTATTTCAAGTCAATGATATTGAACAATTACCAACAAAAGCCGACGCTGAAAAAGCTGAATTTAAAGAGCAAAATATTCAATCTGTTCTGTGCATAGGCCTTCGTTTTGATGAAGAGCTAGTAGGCTTTATTGGTTGTGATTGTGTTAAAACAAAACGTAATTGGAGCAAAATAGATTTAATTAGAATAAAGCTCGTAGGCGAAATCATTAATAATGCACTTAAAAATATTAACTATAAAAAAAAGCTACAGTTAACCCAACAGCAATTAATTAACGCCAATATAAAGCTCAATAAATTAGCGAATACTGATGCGCTAACTAATATTGCTAATCGCCGTTTTTTTGATGCTACACTCAAAAGTGAAATTAAACGCTGCGCAAGGCATAACCAACCCGTTAGCTTAATTATATGTGATATCGACTTTTTCAAACGCTATAACGATAATTATGGTCACCAAAAAGGGGATGACGCATTAAAACAAGTAGCAAGCGCATTAAGCAGTTTATGTAAGCGTGAGGGAGATTTAGCAGCTCGATACGGAGGCGAAGAGTTTGCCATAATTTTACCCTTCACTGGGCTAGAGCAATGCGAGCACTTTACGACATTAATACAGCAAAAAATTAAATCTCTGAAAATTGCACATGATTATTCAAGTGTGAGTAATAAACTAACAATAAGCATAGGATATACTACTTGCTTAGTAACTAAAGCATCCACAAGTGAAACGCTCATAAAAGTAGCAGATAAAGCTCTTTATTTAGCAAAAGATTCAGGACGTAATAAAGCGTGTACTTTTGAAGAATAA
- a CDS encoding cation diffusion facilitator family transporter: MTEITTHHASRRRLLIALAITCSFMVIQLIGAYYANSLAVLADAGHLFVHNSSLFIALIASSFAIHLAKTYNDGHQKAELIGGLINGILYLAISLLILYEGAERFMHHKGGHELVINSYLMSVIAAIGFLFHGAAAWVLYKGRKASINVYAVFLHSFFDLISTVSTFAAGVLIYITGWNVIDILSSMLIASFVLFTGIKVIVSCIKGLHSNKAKLPDVADIETEITTMEHVANVHNVTVVRKNKKVIVGAHVVLKQHCTIEKHDEECRLKVIKLLADKFNVRNSVLQIESYECKHIH; the protein is encoded by the coding sequence ATGACAGAAATAACTACACATCACGCCTCCCGTCGCCGTCTATTAATTGCACTTGCAATTACCTGTTCGTTTATGGTTATTCAGCTTATAGGTGCTTATTATGCTAATTCACTGGCTGTTCTTGCTGATGCAGGCCACTTATTTGTTCATAACAGTTCGCTATTTATAGCACTTATTGCCTCAAGCTTCGCTATTCATCTGGCTAAAACTTACAACGACGGTCACCAAAAAGCTGAATTAATCGGTGGTCTGATCAACGGAATTCTCTATCTAGCCATTAGTTTACTTATTTTGTATGAGGGAGCTGAGCGCTTTATGCATCATAAAGGTGGGCATGAGTTGGTTATAAATAGTTATTTAATGTCGGTGATTGCTGCTATTGGTTTTTTATTTCATGGTGCGGCAGCATGGGTGCTGTATAAAGGCCGTAAGGCTAGTATTAATGTGTATGCGGTATTTTTACATTCGTTTTTTGATTTAATATCAACGGTCTCTACTTTTGCTGCCGGTGTACTCATTTATATAACAGGCTGGAATGTAATTGATATTTTATCGAGTATGTTAATTGCATCATTTGTATTGTTTACGGGTATTAAGGTCATTGTTAGCTGTATCAAAGGGTTGCATTCGAATAAAGCGAAGTTACCTGATGTTGCTGATATCGAAACAGAAATAACGACTATGGAGCATGTAGCAAATGTGCACAATGTGACTGTTGTTCGTAAAAATAAAAAGGTGATAGTGGGGGCTCATGTGGTGTTAAAGCAGCATTGCACTATAGAAAAGCATGATGAAGAGTGTCGCTTAAAAGTAATCAAACTGCTTGCAGATAAATTTAATGTACGTAATAGTGTTCTTCAAATCGAAAGCTATGAATGCAAGCACATACATTAA